A single genomic interval of Oryza sativa Japonica Group chromosome 7, ASM3414082v1 harbors:
- the LOC4342331 gene encoding L-type lectin-domain containing receptor kinase SIT2-like isoform X2, whose product MNHLSYLLQFFFLFISNLSALATGEDQFIYSGFNGANLTLDGVASVTPDGLLKLTNGTLRLQGHAFHPTPFSFKKKPNGTVNSFAVSYIFAIYCLRPVICGHGIAFVVSVSKNFSTAMASQYLGLINDHNNGDPTNHFFAIELDTNQNDEFNDVNNNHVGIDINSLTSLNSSSVGYYTDSNGNFNNITLTSYKMMQVWLEYNGDNRQINVTLAPIKMAKPVKPLLSTYYDLSTVLTDMAYVGFSSSTGSFVARHYVLGWSFGINKPAPAIDISKLPKLPYEGEKTHSKVLEITLPIATATFVLAMIALIILLIRRRLRYAEIREDWEVEFGPHRFSYKDLFCATEGFKNKNLLGIGGFGRVYKGLLPTSKLEIAVKRISHDSNQGMKEFVAEIVSIGHLQHRNLVQLHGYCRRKSELILVYDYMSNGSLDKHLYGQENNSTLTWAQRFQIIKDIASGLLYLHEEWEKVILHRDIKPSNILLDDNMNGRLGDFGLARLYDHGTDPQTTHVVGTIGYLAPELARTSKATPLTDVFAFGMFVLEVTCGRKPIDHTAQDNQLMLVDWVLHCWHQGFLNDAVDIKLQGVYNIDEACLALKLGLLCAHPFINKRPSMRHVTQILNREMELPELTPTHMSFNMLSLMQNQGFDPETTKFFFLFLLVSFGINCASFTNTSDDQLLYLGFTSANLITDDTTVVTSNGLLELTNGTINRKGHAFYPSPLHFRKSHNNKVHSFAVSFVFAIRSSYPRMSLHGLAFVVSPSINFSNALAIQYLGLLNSKNRGSKSNHILAIEFDTILNIEFEDIDDNHVGIDINDLHSIKSHSAGYYDDRNSSFQNMSLISGDAMQAWVDYNGEDKKISVTMAPIKMAKPKRPLILISYDLSTVLKEPSYIGFSASTGLVDSRHYILGWSFGMNKPAPMINVNKLPKLPRQGPNPQPKLLAITLPIASATFVILFCGVFITIVRRRLRYVELKEDWEIEFGPHRFSYKDLFHATHGFDNKNLLGAGGFGKVYKGVLPSSKLEVAVKRVSHESRQGMKEFVAEVVSIGRIRHRNIVQLLGYCRRKGELLLVYDYMPNGSLDAYLYNNELKPTLSWDQRFRIIKGIASGLFYLHDKWEKVVIHRDIKASNVLLDTEMNGRLGDFGLARLYDHGTDLQTTHVVGTMGYLAPELVCTGKASPLTDVFAFGAFLLEVTCGQRPVNHSSQDSPGVLVDWVLEHWQKGLLTNTVDARLQGDYNIDEACFVLKLGLLCSHPFTNMRPNMQQVMQYLDGDVPLPELTQMDMSFSIISMMQDEGFNPYTLSSYPPPGTSVGTISNISGGR is encoded by the exons tAATCTTTCAGCTCTCGCCACCGGTGAAGACCAATTCATATACTCTGGCTTCAATGGTGCTAACCTCACCCTCGACGGCGTGGCCTCGGTAACACCAGATGGCCTGCTTAAGTTGACCAACGGAACCTTACGGCTCCAAGGCCATGCCTTTCACCCAACTCCATTCAGTTTCAAGAAGAAACCCAATGGAACAGTGAATTCCTTTGCTGTCTCCTACATATTTGCCATCTACTGTCTCCGGCCTGTCATCTGCGGCCATGGCATAGCTTTTGTTGTTTCCGTGAGCAAAAACTTCTCAACCGCAATGGCAAGCCAGTACCTTGGCCTTATAAATGACCACAACAACGGCGATCCAACAAACCATTTCTTCGCTATCGAGCTCGACACGAACCAAAATGATGAGTTCAACGATGTCAATAACAACCATGTTGGAATCGACATCAACAGTCTTACATCACTGAACTCCAGCAGCGTGGGATACTACACAGACAGTAATGGTAACTTCAACAACATTACACTCACTAGTTACAAGATGATGCAAGTGTGGCTAGAATACAATGGGGACAACAGACAGATCAATGTGACCTTAGCTCCAATAAAAATGGCCAAGCCTGTTAAGCCATTACTCTCTACCTACTATGACCTCTCAACAGTGCTCACAGACATGGCATATGTTGGATTCTCATCATCAACAGGCTCATTCGTTGCGCGGCATTATGTGCTTGGCTGGAGTTTTGGCATCAATAAACCTGCACCAGCCATTGATATCAGTAAGTTGCCAAAGCTACCTTATGAAGGTGAGAAAACCCATTCCAAGGTCTTGGAAATCACTCTGCCAATAGCCACAGCAACATTTGTTCTTGCAATGATAGCTCTCATCATTCTACTCATCCGAAGGAGATTAAGGTATGCTGAGATACGAGAAGATTGGGAAGTTGAATTTGGGCCGCATAGATTCTCATATAAGGATTTGTTTTGTGCTACGGAAGGATTTAAGAACAAGAATCTACTAGGAATAGGAGGGTTTGGAAGGGTATACAAGGGACTACTTCCAACGTCTAAATTGGAGATTGCTGTGAAGAGGATCTCTCATGACTCCAACCAGGGTATGAAGGAATTTGTTGCTGAGATAGTCAGTATAGGTCACCTCCAACACCGCAATCTTGTGCAGTTACATGGCTACTGCCGGCgaaaaagtgaacttattttagTGTATGATTATATGTCCAATGGAAGTCTTGACAAGCATTTGTATGGTCAAGAGAACAATTCTACTTTGACATGGGCCCAAAGATTCCAAATAATAAAAGATATTGCATCTGGATTGCTTTATCTCCATGAGGAATGGGAGAAAGTAATACTCCatcgagacatcaagccaagcAATATACTTCTCGATGACAACATGAATGGACGACTAGGCGATTTTGGCCTAGCAAGGTTATATGACCATGGAACCGACCCTCAAACCACACATGTTGTTGGTACCATAGGATACCTAGCTCCTGAGCTAGCACGAACTAGCAAAGCAACTCCCCTTACCGATGTATTTGCCTTTGGCATGTTTGTTCTTGAAGTCACCTGTGGGCGAAAGCCGATTGACCACACTGCACAAGACAATCAACTGATGTTGGTAGATTGGGTGCTTCATTGTTGGCACCAAGGATTTCTAAATGATGCAGTGGATATCAAACTCCAAGGTGTCTACAATATTGATGAGGCGTGCCTAGCTCTGAAGTTAGGACTGCTGTGTGCACACCCTTTCATCAATAAAAGACCCAGCATGAGGCATGTTACGCAGATTCTCAATAGAGAGATGGAACTACCAGAGCTAACACCAACACACATGAGCTTCAACATGCTCTCCTTGATGCAGAACCAAGGTTTTGATCCAGAGACC ACaaagtttttctttcttttcttactCGTTTCCTTTGGCATCAACTGTGCATCCTTCACCAATACAAGTGATGATCAACTCTTATACCTTGGGTTCACTAGTGCCAACCTCATCACTGATGATACTACTGTAGTCACGTCAAACGGACTACTTGAGCTAACCAATGGCACAATTAATCGCAAAGGCCATGCATTCTACCCATCTCCATTGCACTTCCGCAAGTCACACAACAATAAAGTACATTCTTTCGCAGTTTCATTCGTGTTTGCCATCCGCTCTAGCTATCCCAGAATGAGCCTACATGGATTGGCCTTTGTTGTTTCCCCAAGCATAAATTTCTCCAATGCATTGGCTATCCAATACTTGGGCTTGCTAAATTCTAAAAACAGAGGCAGCAAAAGCAACCATATCTTAGCTATTGAGTTTGACACTATCTTGAACATCGAGTTTGAAGACATCGATGACAACCACGTAGGCATTGACATCAATGACCTCCACTCAATAAAATCCCACTCTGCAGGCTACTATGATGATAGAAATAGTAGCTTTCAAAACATGAGTCTTATTAGTGGTGATGCAATGCAAGCATGGGTGGACTATAATGGAGAAGACAAGAAAATCAGTGTGACTATGGCTCCAATTAAAATGGCGAAACCTAAGAGGCCACTCATCTTGATATCCTATGACCTCTCAACAGTGCTGAAAGAGCCATCGTATATTGGATTCTCAGCATCAACCGGTTTAGTTGACTCACGACACTACATCCTTGGCTGGAGCTTTGGCATGAATAAACCAGCTCCTATGATTAATGTCAACAAACTACCAAAACTACCTCGTCAGGGCCCaaatcctcaaccaaagctCCTGGCAATCACTCTACCAATAGCCAGTGCAACATTTGTGATTCTTTTTTGTGGTGTATTTATTACAATTGTGCGGAGGCGATTGAGGTATGTAGAGCTAAAAGAAGATTGGGAGATTGAGTTTGGACCACATCGATTTTCATACAAGGATCTGTTCCACGCTACACATGGATTCGACAATAAGAACTTGCTTGGTGCAGGAGGATTTGGTAAGGTCTACAAAGGAGTACTTCCATCATCTAAACTAGAGGTCGCAGTGAAGAGAGTGTCTCATGAGTCTAGACAAGGGATGAAGGAGTTTGTTGCTGAGGTTGTCAGTATTGGCCGCATTCGTCATCGCAATATTGTTCAATTATTGGGCTATTGTAGGAGAAAAGGTGAATTACTTTTAGTTTATGACTATATGCCAAATGGTAGCCTTGATGCATATTTATACAATAATGAGCTCAAACCTACATTGAGTTGGGATCAACGCTTTCGGATCATCAAGGGTATTGCATCTGGATTGTTCTATCTCCACGACAAGTGGGAGAAAGTTGTCATCCACCGGGATATCAAGGCAAGCAATGTGTTGCTCGATACTGAAATGAATGGAAGGCTAGGTGACTTTGGCCTTGCAAGACTATATGATCATGGCACTGACCTACAAACTACACACGTGGTCGGTACAATGGGGTACCTCGCCCCAGAATTGGTATGCACAGGTAAGGCATCCCCTCTCACAGATGTGTTTGCCTTTGGTGCATTCCTTCTTGAGGTCACCTGCGGGCAAAGGCCAGTTAACCACAGTTCACAAGACAGTCCTGGTGTATTAGTTGATTGGGTACTCGAGCATTGGCAAAAAGGATTGCTAACAAATACAGTAGATGCAAGGCTGCAAGGCGACTACAACATTGATGAAGCATGCTTTGTGCTAAAGTTAGGTCTATTATGCTCACATCCATTTACCAACATGAGGCCCAATATGcagcaagtcatgcaatacctTGATGGTGATGTGCCACTCCCTGAGCTAACACAAATGGATATGAGCTTCAGCATCATCTCCATGATGCAAGATGAAGGGTTCAACCCATATACACTATCATCATATCCTCCTCCAGGGACTAGCGTCGGCACAATATCTAACATCTCTGGAGGAAGATGA